The genomic region CATGCTCATCTGTTAATTCACCCAATGCTTGGGAGTAAACATTATTTACAACAAACTTTTTCCCTTCTAATATAAACTCTTCACCAATATCAGCATACCGCCCATTACGTCTTGTCGCTGTTTTATTTCCTTCAACTACCTTTTTAATGTCAGATGGCATCGTAATAAGTCTTTCAATTGTACATGTTTTTTCTGGCAGTTCATTTTGTTCGTGTTGATTTGTCATATGCGCAAATTCTCCTTTATATTTAAGTCAGTTACACTATATCATATAACGTTTGACTGAAGAAATAGTGATCCGTTTGGTATACTGAACTTGAGGACATTATGGTGGGGCGTGGTTGTTATTCATAAAATACAAAAAGTTATTTATATAATTCTTGGTTTTATTTTTATGGGGCTTGGTATGATTGGAATTGTTCTACCGCTATTACCGACAACACCCTTATTGCTACTAGCATCTTTCTTTTTTATGAAAGGATCCAGTAAATTTGAAAAGTGGTTTAAAGGTACAACTGTGTATAAAAAACACCTGGAGGAATTTGTGAAGAATCG from Bacillus sp. BGMRC 2118 harbors:
- a CDS encoding ASCH domain-containing protein, with protein sequence MTNQHEQNELPEKTCTIERLITMPSDIKKVVEGNKTATRRNGRYADIGEEFILEGKKFVVNNVYSQALGELTDEHAQHEGFNTVDEYKESILSYHPGMPWLPHMRVWVHEFSPVNE
- a CDS encoding DUF454 domain-containing protein, which encodes MHKIQKVIYIILGFIFMGLGMIGIVLPLLPTTPLLLLASFFFMKGSSKFEKWFKGTTVYKKHLEEFVKNRSMTKKQKLTILIFADIMIAIPFFLTDSIIVKAVLLLIVIYKYYYFITKIKTIRV